One segment of Syngnathus scovelli strain Florida chromosome 6, RoL_Ssco_1.2, whole genome shotgun sequence DNA contains the following:
- the znf710a gene encoding zinc finger protein 710a isoform X4, whose translation MDAGTQTEPVVVLSLAQAAVLGLISQNEIFGATIAPNGFYTGESKEGPPLATEYHECADQLIGANGDYLPEPAGDPASRLSAGERRRPCPRRAKRPRSDGETAASPHARVKGELIESETSPDCVDVSDGSCARAMRGDPKSSVKEPACGNGPSCVREASLPQEQSVDEEEEDSLVGEEPEEEALNLKTGGGSGKDDPYLEANQAPFQSAYEESGQAALWSDPEGLARRMQMDRLDINVQIDESYCVDVGEGLKRWKCRMCDKSYTSKYNLVTHILGHNGIKPHECSRCGKLFKQPSHLQTHLLTHQGTRPHKCAVCDKAFTQTSHLKRHMLQHTDVKPYSCRFCARGFAYPSELRTHEGKHQNGQCHACRRCGVDFPTYGHLKRHLGSHQGPAASAAAYQCGQCHKSFAYRSQLQNHSMKHQNVRPYVCPECGVEFVQIHHLRQHALTHKGTKEFKCEVCSREFTLSANLKRHMLIHASVRPFQCHVCFKTFVQKQTLKTHMIVHLPVKPFKCKVCAKSFNRMYNLLGHMHLHAGSKPFKCPYCSSKFNLKGNLSRHMKVKHGIADGVAAEGRGAPLSWAKSGLGPGPGTPGPPRDTEGREDYEEGSFDFGEPENRADGNDAADTPKLSPIDYYGTYGTGAGRCGNA comes from the exons ATGGACGCCGGCACGCAGACGGAACCCGTGGTGGTTCTATCGTTGGCTCAGGCCGCCGTTCTCGGACTCATCTCCCAAAATGAAATTTTCGGCGCCACCATCGCTCCAAACGGCTTTTACACGGGAGAGTCCAAAGAGGGCCCGCCTCTGGCCACGGAGTACCACGAGTGCGCCGACCAGCTGATCGGGGCCAACGGGGACTACCTGCCCGAGCCCGCCGGGGATCCGGCCTCTCGGCTCAGCGCCGGCGAGAGGAGACGGCCGTGTCCTCGCCGAGCCAAGAGACCCAGGAGCGACGGGGAGACGGCGGCCAGTCCGCACGCTCGGGTGAAAGGTGAACTCATCGAGTCGGAGACGTCTCCCGATTGCGTCGACGTGAGCGACGGCTCGTGTGCCCGCGCCATGCGAGGGGATCCGAAAAGCTCTGTGAAAGAGCCAGCCTGCGGCAACGGCCCTTCGTGCGTCCGAGAAGCGTCCCTGCCGCAAGAGCAGAGCGTggacgaggaggaagaggactcGCTGGTGGGGGAGGAACCGGAGGAGGAGGCCCTCAATCTAAAGACGGGCGGAGGGAGCGGCAAAGACGACCCGTATTTGGAAGCCAACCAGGCGCCGTTCCAGTCTGCCTACGAGGAAAGCGGCCAGGCGGCGCTGTGGTCGGACCCCGAGGGTCTGGCCAGGCGAATGCAAATGGACCGCCTGGACATCAACGTGCAGATCGACGAGTCTTACTGCGTGGACGTGGGCGAGGGCCTGAAACGCTGGAAGTGCCGAATGTGCGACAAGTCGTACACGTCCAAATACAACCTGGTCACGCACATCCTGGGCCACAACGGGATCAAGCCCCACGAGTGCAGCCGCTGCGGCAAACTCTTCAAGCAGCCCAGCCACCTGCAAACCCACCTGCTGACCCACCAGGGCACCCGGCCCCACAAGTGCGCCGTCTGCGACAAGGCCTTCACCCAGACCAGCCACCTGAAGCGCCACATGCTGCAGCACACCGACGTCAAGCCCTACAGCTGCCGCTTCTGCGCCCGCGGCTTCGCCTACCCCAGCGAGCTGCGGACCCACGAGGGCAAGCACCAGAACGGCCAGTGCCACGCGTGTCGCCGCTGTGGCGTGGACTTCCCCACCTACGGGCACCTGAAGCGCCACCTGGGCAGCCACCAGGGTCCCGCCGCCAGTGCCGCCGCCTACCAGTGCGGCCAGTGCCACAAGTCCTTTGCCTACCGCAGCCAGCTGCAGAACCACTCCATGAAGCATCAGAACGTGCGGCCCTACGTTTGCCCCGAGTGCGGCGTGGAGTTTGTCCAGATCCACCACCTGCGGCAACACGCCCTCACGCACAAG GGAACCAAAGAATTCAAGTGTGAAGTCTGCTCCAGAGAGTTCACCCTGTCCGCCAACCTGAAGAGACACATGTTGATCCATGCTAGCGTCAGACCCTTCCAGTGCCACGTGTGCTTCAAGACCTTTGTCCAGAAGCAGACCCTCAAGACGCACATGATTGTCCACTTGCCCGTCAAGCCCTTCAAGTGCAAG GTGTGCGCCAAGTCCTTCAACCGAATGTACAACCTACTAGGCCACATGCACCTCCACGCCGGCAGCAAGCCTTTCAAGTGCCCTTACTGCAGCAGCAAATTCAATCTGAAGGGCAACCTCAGCCGACACATGAAGGTCAAGCACGGCATCGCCGACGGCGTCGCCGCCGAGGGCCGAGGTGCGCCGCTCTCCTGGGCAAAGTCGGGGCTGGGCCCGGGCCCAGGTACGCCAG GGCCGCCCCGAGACACGGAAGGCCGGGAGGACTACGAGGAGGGGAGCTTTGACTTTGGCGAGCCAGAGAACCGGGCAGATGGCAACGACGCAGCGGACACTCCCAAACTCTCTCCAATAGACTACTACGGCACCTACGGCACGGGAGCGGGGCGCTGCGGCAACGCGTGA
- the znf710a gene encoding zinc finger protein 710a isoform X1: MRSLKQLKHHSENNVDQEIGRTPQPYPKLSRGQMDAGTQTEPVVVLSLAQAAVLGLISQNEIFGATIAPNGFYTGESKEGPPLATEYHECADQLIGANGDYLPEPAGDPASRLSAGERRRPCPRRAKRPRSDGETAASPHARVKGELIESETSPDCVDVSDGSCARAMRGDPKSSVKEPACGNGPSCVREASLPQEQSVDEEEEDSLVGEEPEEEALNLKTGGGSGKDDPYLEANQAPFQSAYEESGQAALWSDPEGLARRMQMDRLDINVQIDESYCVDVGEGLKRWKCRMCDKSYTSKYNLVTHILGHNGIKPHECSRCGKLFKQPSHLQTHLLTHQGTRPHKCAVCDKAFTQTSHLKRHMLQHTDVKPYSCRFCARGFAYPSELRTHEGKHQNGQCHACRRCGVDFPTYGHLKRHLGSHQGPAASAAAYQCGQCHKSFAYRSQLQNHSMKHQNVRPYVCPECGVEFVQIHHLRQHALTHKGTKEFKCEVCSREFTLSANLKRHMLIHASVRPFQCHVCFKTFVQKQTLKTHMIVHLPVKPFKCKVCAKSFNRMYNLLGHMHLHAGSKPFKCPYCSSKFNLKGNLSRHMKVKHGIADGVAAEGRGAPLSWAKSGLGPGPGTPGPPRDTEGREDYEEGSFDFGEPENRADGNDAADTPKLSPIDYYGTYGTGAGRCGNA, from the exons ATGAGATCGCTCAAACAGCTCAAGCATCACTCCGAGAACAATGTG gaccaggaaattgGGCGCACGCCGCAGCCGTACCCAAAGCTAAGCCGAGGCCAAATGGACGCCGGCACGCAGACGGAACCCGTGGTGGTTCTATCGTTGGCTCAGGCCGCCGTTCTCGGACTCATCTCCCAAAATGAAATTTTCGGCGCCACCATCGCTCCAAACGGCTTTTACACGGGAGAGTCCAAAGAGGGCCCGCCTCTGGCCACGGAGTACCACGAGTGCGCCGACCAGCTGATCGGGGCCAACGGGGACTACCTGCCCGAGCCCGCCGGGGATCCGGCCTCTCGGCTCAGCGCCGGCGAGAGGAGACGGCCGTGTCCTCGCCGAGCCAAGAGACCCAGGAGCGACGGGGAGACGGCGGCCAGTCCGCACGCTCGGGTGAAAGGTGAACTCATCGAGTCGGAGACGTCTCCCGATTGCGTCGACGTGAGCGACGGCTCGTGTGCCCGCGCCATGCGAGGGGATCCGAAAAGCTCTGTGAAAGAGCCAGCCTGCGGCAACGGCCCTTCGTGCGTCCGAGAAGCGTCCCTGCCGCAAGAGCAGAGCGTggacgaggaggaagaggactcGCTGGTGGGGGAGGAACCGGAGGAGGAGGCCCTCAATCTAAAGACGGGCGGAGGGAGCGGCAAAGACGACCCGTATTTGGAAGCCAACCAGGCGCCGTTCCAGTCTGCCTACGAGGAAAGCGGCCAGGCGGCGCTGTGGTCGGACCCCGAGGGTCTGGCCAGGCGAATGCAAATGGACCGCCTGGACATCAACGTGCAGATCGACGAGTCTTACTGCGTGGACGTGGGCGAGGGCCTGAAACGCTGGAAGTGCCGAATGTGCGACAAGTCGTACACGTCCAAATACAACCTGGTCACGCACATCCTGGGCCACAACGGGATCAAGCCCCACGAGTGCAGCCGCTGCGGCAAACTCTTCAAGCAGCCCAGCCACCTGCAAACCCACCTGCTGACCCACCAGGGCACCCGGCCCCACAAGTGCGCCGTCTGCGACAAGGCCTTCACCCAGACCAGCCACCTGAAGCGCCACATGCTGCAGCACACCGACGTCAAGCCCTACAGCTGCCGCTTCTGCGCCCGCGGCTTCGCCTACCCCAGCGAGCTGCGGACCCACGAGGGCAAGCACCAGAACGGCCAGTGCCACGCGTGTCGCCGCTGTGGCGTGGACTTCCCCACCTACGGGCACCTGAAGCGCCACCTGGGCAGCCACCAGGGTCCCGCCGCCAGTGCCGCCGCCTACCAGTGCGGCCAGTGCCACAAGTCCTTTGCCTACCGCAGCCAGCTGCAGAACCACTCCATGAAGCATCAGAACGTGCGGCCCTACGTTTGCCCCGAGTGCGGCGTGGAGTTTGTCCAGATCCACCACCTGCGGCAACACGCCCTCACGCACAAG GGAACCAAAGAATTCAAGTGTGAAGTCTGCTCCAGAGAGTTCACCCTGTCCGCCAACCTGAAGAGACACATGTTGATCCATGCTAGCGTCAGACCCTTCCAGTGCCACGTGTGCTTCAAGACCTTTGTCCAGAAGCAGACCCTCAAGACGCACATGATTGTCCACTTGCCCGTCAAGCCCTTCAAGTGCAAG GTGTGCGCCAAGTCCTTCAACCGAATGTACAACCTACTAGGCCACATGCACCTCCACGCCGGCAGCAAGCCTTTCAAGTGCCCTTACTGCAGCAGCAAATTCAATCTGAAGGGCAACCTCAGCCGACACATGAAGGTCAAGCACGGCATCGCCGACGGCGTCGCCGCCGAGGGCCGAGGTGCGCCGCTCTCCTGGGCAAAGTCGGGGCTGGGCCCGGGCCCAGGTACGCCAG GGCCGCCCCGAGACACGGAAGGCCGGGAGGACTACGAGGAGGGGAGCTTTGACTTTGGCGAGCCAGAGAACCGGGCAGATGGCAACGACGCAGCGGACACTCCCAAACTCTCTCCAATAGACTACTACGGCACCTACGGCACGGGAGCGGGGCGCTGCGGCAACGCGTGA
- the LOC125970297 gene encoding G-protein coupled receptor 22 — MHIIPWPKEESTMSSNVTVTDDGEPLGRSASPPPPGPDGFPGGFRASVASFLALEMLLGLSSNLTVLALYCAKSNLISSVSNMVTVNLHVVDALVCLCCIPLTAAAVLLSVEGDAGLLCRFHEACVSFASVATAANVLAITLDRYDISVKPANRVLTVRRALALMAAVWLLSFVSFLVPFAEAAFFRLHREASSERLETQLGLYYHLLAQIPIFFFTAVVMLITYWKILQALNIRIGTRFHASQKKKARRPKERPSVTPQREAAAAASQSSGGGALGMRTSVSVIIALRRAVKRHRERRERQKRVFRMSLLIVSTFLLCWTPITVLNTLILSLGPSELTVKLRLGFLVMAYGTTVFHPLLYAFTRQKFQKVLKSKMKKRVVSIIEADPTPNNAVIHNSWIDPKRNKKVTFQDKDARQKRLPPEDVESK; from the coding sequence ATGCATATCATCCCCTGGCCCAAGGAAGAAAGCACCATGAGCAGCAACGTGACCGTCACGGACGACGGCGAGCCCCTGGGCCGCAGCGCCAGCCCGCCGCCCCCCGGGCCCGACGGCTTCCCCGGGGGCTTCCGGGCGTCCGTCGCCTCTTTCCTGGCGCTGGAGATGCTGCTGGGCCTGAGCTCCAACCTGACGGTGCTGGCCCTCTACTGCGCCAAGTCCAACCTGATCAGCTCGGTCAGCAACATGGTGACCGTCAACCTCCACGTGGTGGACGCGCTGGTGTGCCTCTGCTGCATCCCCCTCACGGCGGCGGCGGTCCTGCTCTCGGTGGAGGGCGACGCCGGCCTGCTGTGCCGCTTCCACGAGGCCTGCGTGTCCTTCGCCAGCGTGGCCACGGCCGCCAACGTGCTGGCCATCACGCTGGACCGCTACGACATCTCGGTCAAGCCGGCCAACCGCGTGCTGACCGTGCGCCGGGCCCTGGCGCTCATGGCCGCCGTTTGGCTGCTGTCCTTTGTCAGCTTCCTGGTTCCCtttgcggaggcggccttctttCGACTCCACCGGGAGGCGTCCTCCGAGCGGCTCGAGACCCAACTGGGCCTCTACTACCACCTGTTGGCTCAGATTCCCATTTTCTTCTTCACCGCCGTGGTCATGCTCATCACCTACTGGAAAATCCTGCAGGCGCTCAACATTCGCATCGGCACGCGCTTCCACGCCTCGCAGAAGAAGAAGGCCCGGCGGCCAAAGGAGCGTCCCTCCGTGACGCCGCAGCgggaggccgccgccgccgcctcccagagcagcggcggcggcgcgctgGGCATGCGCACGTCCGTCTCGGTCATCATCGCCTTGCGCAGGGCGGTCAAGCGCCACCGCGAGAGACGGGAGCGGCAGAAGCGGGTCTTCAGGATGTCCCTGCTGATCGTGTCCACCTTCCTGCTGTGCTGGACGCCCATCACGGTGCTCAACACGCTCATCCTCAGCCTGGGCCCCAGCGAGCTGACGGTCAAGTTGCGACTGGGCTTCTTGGTCATGGCGTACGGGACCACCGTCTTTCACCCGCTGCTCTACGCCTTCACCAGGCAGAAGTTCCAGAAGGTCCTGAAGAGCAAGATGAAGAAGAGGGTGGTGTCCATCATCGAGGCCGACCCCACCCCCAACAACGCCGTCATCCACAATTCCTGGATCGATCCCAAGCGGAACAAAAAGGTGACCTTCCAGGATAAGGACGCCCGGCAGAAACGTCTGCCTCCGGAGGACGTGGAGTCCAAATGA
- the idh2 gene encoding isocitrate dehydrogenase [NADP], mitochondrial encodes MAGYLKVLSSLSRSAAAAFSRNPAVLAPAAQCQTSQQRNYGDKRIKVAQPVVEMDGDEMTRIIWEFIKEKLILSNVDVELKYFDLGLPYRDQTDDQVTVDSALATKKYSVAVKCATITPDEARVEEFSLKKMWKSPNGTIRNILGGTVFREPIICKNIPRLVPGWTQPITIGRHAFGDQYRATDFVVDQPGKFKIIFSPTDGSAGKEWEVYDFPAGGCGMGMYNTDESITGFAHSCFQYAINKKWPLYMSTKNTILKAYDGRFKDIFEDIFQKHYKAQFDNLKIWYEHRLIDDMVAQVLKSSGAFVWACKNYDGDVQSDILAQGFGSLGLMTSVLVCPDGKTIEAEAAHGTVTRHYREHQKGRPTSTNPIASIFAWTRGLEHRGKLDGNPDLIKFSQTLERVCVETVESGTMTKDLAGCIHGLSNVKLNEHYVNTTDFLDAIKTNLDKALGK; translated from the exons ATGGCTGGCTATCTGAAAGTCCTCAGCTCTCTGTCGAGGTCTGCCGCTGCAGCCTTTTCCCGAAATCCCGCCGTGCTCGCCCCGGCTGCTCAGTGCCAGACCTCGCAGCAAAGGAACT ATGGTGACAAGCGCATCAAAGTGGCCCAGCCCGTGGTGGAGATGGACGGGGATGAGATGACccggatcatctgggagttcatCAAGGAAAAG CTCATCCTGTCCAACGTGGACGTGGAGCTCAAGTACTTTGACCTCGGGCTGCCTTACCGCGACCAGACGGACGACCAGGTGACTGTCGACTCGGCCTTGGCCACCAAGAAGTACAGCGTGGCGGTTAAATGCGCCACCATCACGCCTGACGAAGCCAGAGTGGAAG AGTTTAGCCTGAAGAAGATGTGGAAGAGCCCCAACGGTACCATCAGGAACATCCTGGGCGGCACGGTGTTCCGCGAGCCCATCATCTGCAAGAACATCCCCCGGCTGGTTCCCGGCTGGACGCAGCCCATCACCATCGGCAGACACGCTTTCGGCGACCAG TACCGAGCGACGGACTTTGTTGTGGACCAGCCCGGCAAATTCAAGATCATCTTCTCGCCCACCGACGGCAGCGCCGGCAAGGAATGGGAGGTGTACGACTTCCCGGCGGGCGGCTGCGGGATGGGCATGTACAACACGGACGAG TCCATAACAGGCTTCGCTCACAGTTGCTTCCAGTACGCCATCAACAAAAAGTGGCCGCTCTACATGAGCACCAAGAACACCATTCTTAAAGCGTACGACGGCAGATTCAAAGACATCTTTGAGGACATCTTCCAGAA GCATTACAAGGCCCAATTTGACAACCTGAAGATCTGGTACGAGCACAGGCTCATCGACGACATGGTGGCCCAAGTCCTCAAATCCTCTGGCGCCTTTGTATGGGCCTGCAAGAACTACGACGGCGACGTTCAGTCGGACATCCTCGCCCAAG GTTTCGGGTCTCTGGGCCTCATGACGTCCGTGCTGGTGTGTCCCGACGGTAAGACCATCGAGGCCGAGGCCGCCCACGGCACCGTGACCAGGCACTACCGCGAGCACCAGAAG GGAAGGCCGACGAGCACCAACCCCATCGCCAGCATCTTCGCCTGGACCCGAGGCCTGGAGCACCGCGGGAAGCTGGACGGAAATCCCGACCTCATCAA GTTCTCGCAGACGCTGGAGCGCGTGTGCGTGGAGACGGTGGAGAGCGGCACCATGACCAAGGATCTGGCCGGCTGCATCCACGGCCTGTCCAA CGTCAAGCTGAACGAGCACTACGTCAACACCACCGACTTCCTGGACGCCATCAAGACAAACTTGGACAAAGCCCTGGGCAAGTGA
- the znf710a gene encoding zinc finger protein 710a isoform X2, whose translation MRSLKQLKHHSENNVDQEIGRTPQPYPKLSRGQMDAGTQTEPVVVLSLAQAAVLGLISQNEIFGATIAPNGFYTGESKEGPPLATEYHECADQLIGANGDYLPEPAGDPASRLSAGERRRPCPRRAKRPRSDGETAASPHARVKGELIESETSPDCVDVSDGSCARAMRGDPKSSVKEPACGNGPSCVREASLPQEQSVDEEEEDSLVGEEPEEEALNLKTGGGSGKDDPYLEANQAPFQSAYEESGQAALWSDPEGLARRMQMDRLDINVQIDESYCVDVGEGLKRWKCRMCDKSYTSKYNLVTHILGHNGIKPHECSRCGKLFKQPSHLQTHLLTHQGTRPHKCAVCDKAFTQTSHLKRHMLQHTDVKPYSCRFCARGFAYPSELRTHEGKHQNGQCHACRRCGVDFPTYGHLKRHLGSHQGPAASAAAYQCGQCHKSFAYRSQLQNHSMKHQNVRPYVCPECGVEFVQIHHLRQHALTHKGTKEFKCEVCSREFTLSANLKRHMLIHASVRPFQCHVCFKTFVQKQTLKTHMIVHLPVKPFKCKVCAKSFNRMYNLLGHMHLHAGSKPFKCPYCSSKFNLKGNLSRHMKVKHGIADGVAAEGRGAPLSWAKSGLGPGPGPPRDTEGREDYEEGSFDFGEPENRADGNDAADTPKLSPIDYYGTYGTGAGRCGNA comes from the exons ATGAGATCGCTCAAACAGCTCAAGCATCACTCCGAGAACAATGTG gaccaggaaattgGGCGCACGCCGCAGCCGTACCCAAAGCTAAGCCGAGGCCAAATGGACGCCGGCACGCAGACGGAACCCGTGGTGGTTCTATCGTTGGCTCAGGCCGCCGTTCTCGGACTCATCTCCCAAAATGAAATTTTCGGCGCCACCATCGCTCCAAACGGCTTTTACACGGGAGAGTCCAAAGAGGGCCCGCCTCTGGCCACGGAGTACCACGAGTGCGCCGACCAGCTGATCGGGGCCAACGGGGACTACCTGCCCGAGCCCGCCGGGGATCCGGCCTCTCGGCTCAGCGCCGGCGAGAGGAGACGGCCGTGTCCTCGCCGAGCCAAGAGACCCAGGAGCGACGGGGAGACGGCGGCCAGTCCGCACGCTCGGGTGAAAGGTGAACTCATCGAGTCGGAGACGTCTCCCGATTGCGTCGACGTGAGCGACGGCTCGTGTGCCCGCGCCATGCGAGGGGATCCGAAAAGCTCTGTGAAAGAGCCAGCCTGCGGCAACGGCCCTTCGTGCGTCCGAGAAGCGTCCCTGCCGCAAGAGCAGAGCGTggacgaggaggaagaggactcGCTGGTGGGGGAGGAACCGGAGGAGGAGGCCCTCAATCTAAAGACGGGCGGAGGGAGCGGCAAAGACGACCCGTATTTGGAAGCCAACCAGGCGCCGTTCCAGTCTGCCTACGAGGAAAGCGGCCAGGCGGCGCTGTGGTCGGACCCCGAGGGTCTGGCCAGGCGAATGCAAATGGACCGCCTGGACATCAACGTGCAGATCGACGAGTCTTACTGCGTGGACGTGGGCGAGGGCCTGAAACGCTGGAAGTGCCGAATGTGCGACAAGTCGTACACGTCCAAATACAACCTGGTCACGCACATCCTGGGCCACAACGGGATCAAGCCCCACGAGTGCAGCCGCTGCGGCAAACTCTTCAAGCAGCCCAGCCACCTGCAAACCCACCTGCTGACCCACCAGGGCACCCGGCCCCACAAGTGCGCCGTCTGCGACAAGGCCTTCACCCAGACCAGCCACCTGAAGCGCCACATGCTGCAGCACACCGACGTCAAGCCCTACAGCTGCCGCTTCTGCGCCCGCGGCTTCGCCTACCCCAGCGAGCTGCGGACCCACGAGGGCAAGCACCAGAACGGCCAGTGCCACGCGTGTCGCCGCTGTGGCGTGGACTTCCCCACCTACGGGCACCTGAAGCGCCACCTGGGCAGCCACCAGGGTCCCGCCGCCAGTGCCGCCGCCTACCAGTGCGGCCAGTGCCACAAGTCCTTTGCCTACCGCAGCCAGCTGCAGAACCACTCCATGAAGCATCAGAACGTGCGGCCCTACGTTTGCCCCGAGTGCGGCGTGGAGTTTGTCCAGATCCACCACCTGCGGCAACACGCCCTCACGCACAAG GGAACCAAAGAATTCAAGTGTGAAGTCTGCTCCAGAGAGTTCACCCTGTCCGCCAACCTGAAGAGACACATGTTGATCCATGCTAGCGTCAGACCCTTCCAGTGCCACGTGTGCTTCAAGACCTTTGTCCAGAAGCAGACCCTCAAGACGCACATGATTGTCCACTTGCCCGTCAAGCCCTTCAAGTGCAAG GTGTGCGCCAAGTCCTTCAACCGAATGTACAACCTACTAGGCCACATGCACCTCCACGCCGGCAGCAAGCCTTTCAAGTGCCCTTACTGCAGCAGCAAATTCAATCTGAAGGGCAACCTCAGCCGACACATGAAGGTCAAGCACGGCATCGCCGACGGCGTCGCCGCCGAGGGCCGAGGTGCGCCGCTCTCCTGGGCAAAGTCGGGGCTGGGCCCGGGCCCAG GGCCGCCCCGAGACACGGAAGGCCGGGAGGACTACGAGGAGGGGAGCTTTGACTTTGGCGAGCCAGAGAACCGGGCAGATGGCAACGACGCAGCGGACACTCCCAAACTCTCTCCAATAGACTACTACGGCACCTACGGCACGGGAGCGGGGCGCTGCGGCAACGCGTGA
- the znf710a gene encoding zinc finger protein 710a isoform X3, translating to MRSLKQLKHHSENNVDQEIGRTPQPYPKLSRGQMDAGTQTEPVVVLSLAQAAVLGLISQNEIFGATIAPNGFYTGESKEGPPLATEYHECADQLIGANGDYLPEPAGDPASRLSAGERRRPCPRRAKRPRSDGETAASPHARVKGELIESETSPDCVDVSDGSCARAMRGDPKSSVKEPACGNGPSCVREASLPQEQSVDEEEEDSLVGEEPEEEALNLKTGGGSGKDDPYLEANQAPFQSAYEESGQAALWSDPEGLARRMQMDRLDINVQIDESYCVDVGEGLKRWKCRMCDKSYTSKYNLVTHILGHNGIKPHECSRCGKLFKQPSHLQTHLLTHQGTRPHKCAVCDKAFTQTSHLKRHMLQHTDVKPYSCRFCARGFAYPSELRTHEGKHQNGQCHACRRCGVDFPTYGHLKRHLGSHQGPAASAAAYQCGQCHKSFAYRSQLQNHSMKHQNVRPYVCPECGVEFVQIHHLRQHALTHKGTKEFKCEVCSREFTLSANLKRHMLIHASVRPFQCHVCFKTFVQKQTLKTHMIVHLPVKPFKCKVCAKSFNRMYNLLGHMHLHAGSKPFKCPYCSSKFNLKGNLSRHMKVKHGIADGVAAEGRGPPRDTEGREDYEEGSFDFGEPENRADGNDAADTPKLSPIDYYGTYGTGAGRCGNA from the exons ATGAGATCGCTCAAACAGCTCAAGCATCACTCCGAGAACAATGTG gaccaggaaattgGGCGCACGCCGCAGCCGTACCCAAAGCTAAGCCGAGGCCAAATGGACGCCGGCACGCAGACGGAACCCGTGGTGGTTCTATCGTTGGCTCAGGCCGCCGTTCTCGGACTCATCTCCCAAAATGAAATTTTCGGCGCCACCATCGCTCCAAACGGCTTTTACACGGGAGAGTCCAAAGAGGGCCCGCCTCTGGCCACGGAGTACCACGAGTGCGCCGACCAGCTGATCGGGGCCAACGGGGACTACCTGCCCGAGCCCGCCGGGGATCCGGCCTCTCGGCTCAGCGCCGGCGAGAGGAGACGGCCGTGTCCTCGCCGAGCCAAGAGACCCAGGAGCGACGGGGAGACGGCGGCCAGTCCGCACGCTCGGGTGAAAGGTGAACTCATCGAGTCGGAGACGTCTCCCGATTGCGTCGACGTGAGCGACGGCTCGTGTGCCCGCGCCATGCGAGGGGATCCGAAAAGCTCTGTGAAAGAGCCAGCCTGCGGCAACGGCCCTTCGTGCGTCCGAGAAGCGTCCCTGCCGCAAGAGCAGAGCGTggacgaggaggaagaggactcGCTGGTGGGGGAGGAACCGGAGGAGGAGGCCCTCAATCTAAAGACGGGCGGAGGGAGCGGCAAAGACGACCCGTATTTGGAAGCCAACCAGGCGCCGTTCCAGTCTGCCTACGAGGAAAGCGGCCAGGCGGCGCTGTGGTCGGACCCCGAGGGTCTGGCCAGGCGAATGCAAATGGACCGCCTGGACATCAACGTGCAGATCGACGAGTCTTACTGCGTGGACGTGGGCGAGGGCCTGAAACGCTGGAAGTGCCGAATGTGCGACAAGTCGTACACGTCCAAATACAACCTGGTCACGCACATCCTGGGCCACAACGGGATCAAGCCCCACGAGTGCAGCCGCTGCGGCAAACTCTTCAAGCAGCCCAGCCACCTGCAAACCCACCTGCTGACCCACCAGGGCACCCGGCCCCACAAGTGCGCCGTCTGCGACAAGGCCTTCACCCAGACCAGCCACCTGAAGCGCCACATGCTGCAGCACACCGACGTCAAGCCCTACAGCTGCCGCTTCTGCGCCCGCGGCTTCGCCTACCCCAGCGAGCTGCGGACCCACGAGGGCAAGCACCAGAACGGCCAGTGCCACGCGTGTCGCCGCTGTGGCGTGGACTTCCCCACCTACGGGCACCTGAAGCGCCACCTGGGCAGCCACCAGGGTCCCGCCGCCAGTGCCGCCGCCTACCAGTGCGGCCAGTGCCACAAGTCCTTTGCCTACCGCAGCCAGCTGCAGAACCACTCCATGAAGCATCAGAACGTGCGGCCCTACGTTTGCCCCGAGTGCGGCGTGGAGTTTGTCCAGATCCACCACCTGCGGCAACACGCCCTCACGCACAAG GGAACCAAAGAATTCAAGTGTGAAGTCTGCTCCAGAGAGTTCACCCTGTCCGCCAACCTGAAGAGACACATGTTGATCCATGCTAGCGTCAGACCCTTCCAGTGCCACGTGTGCTTCAAGACCTTTGTCCAGAAGCAGACCCTCAAGACGCACATGATTGTCCACTTGCCCGTCAAGCCCTTCAAGTGCAAG GTGTGCGCCAAGTCCTTCAACCGAATGTACAACCTACTAGGCCACATGCACCTCCACGCCGGCAGCAAGCCTTTCAAGTGCCCTTACTGCAGCAGCAAATTCAATCTGAAGGGCAACCTCAGCCGACACATGAAGGTCAAGCACGGCATCGCCGACGGCGTCGCCGCCGAGGGCCGAG GGCCGCCCCGAGACACGGAAGGCCGGGAGGACTACGAGGAGGGGAGCTTTGACTTTGGCGAGCCAGAGAACCGGGCAGATGGCAACGACGCAGCGGACACTCCCAAACTCTCTCCAATAGACTACTACGGCACCTACGGCACGGGAGCGGGGCGCTGCGGCAACGCGTGA